A portion of the Gigantopelta aegis isolate Gae_Host chromosome 10, Gae_host_genome, whole genome shotgun sequence genome contains these proteins:
- the LOC121382865 gene encoding uncharacterized protein LOC121382865, protein MAVDLTTSDPSSGPEHAKKYGRGQPYRRGLHQILNYGPCSSMIAIEHVCKSFQLALLIFLVALTATTHAYRYFQDEIPNGDVVHHPCKPNFIWRGVGHRNVLGGGKLNPFGKDFKQVKKWTRELCRKDSDGDGRTNGQELGDPDCIWSPGQFPTRVTNITHPGVCDPWDGAKCKTKNIWVSCDAGEFKCDAINDPAVKSVTLRYPPTKVPPTETNYMCMNFDLPKDDDYHVIATMPFINNTDVMHHIILYGCADDLQITSEPYQCYMTPQGCTEVLGIWTLGMTGECLYKDAGYHIGRTGTKKAALQFHWTNPELKKDYVDSSGLTLLYTPNRRKYDAGIFMTGNIWLEIPPGKARVMQTSVCTADCTRKILKGPIRVASALNHMHYLGFEQNVELFRGDTKVTDLAYDPIYSYDTPIIHQYDEPVVILPGDHLKTTCVYRSLSKKQTTYYGEGSYDEMCFGLFTVYPKQNVTESCTTWKDVSMCDFSPKALDCWAVIFNTSHPDAQEIYKKVMSNCNVFGSCRPECPAVVEEMRQHPCLQGQLFDYTLHWMSVSDNTMQMKFASALRSCDCQVAPPPVQSPNPNSGAVVLISVWTALSTTVLLHLVT, encoded by the exons attgcTGATATTCCTCGTTGCGCTGACGGCGACGACACACGCGTACCGATATTTCCAAGACGAAATACCAAACGGAGACGTCGTGCACCACCCGTGCAAGCCCAACTTCATCTGGCGTGGTGTGGGTCACCGCAACGTCCTTGGCGGCGGCAAACTCAACCCATTTGGCAAAGATTTTAAACAAGTCAAGAAG TGGACACGAGAGCTGTGTAGGAAAGACTCGGATGgagacggacggacgaacggacaggAACTCGGTGATCCGGATTGTATTTGGAGTCCTGGACAGTTTCCCACCAGAGTAACAAACATCACACATCCAG GTGTATGCGATCCATGGGATGGTGCGAAATGTAAAACAAAGAATATCTGGGTTTCCTGTGACGCAGGAGAATTTAAATGTGACGCCATTAACGATCCAG CTGTGAAATCTGTGACATTACGGTATCCACCAACCAAAGTGCCACCGACAGAAACAAACTATATGTGTATGAACTTTGACCTGCCCAAGGATGACGACTACCACGTCATCGCAACCATGCCTTTCATCAACAACACCGACGTGATGCATCACATCATCCTATACGGATGCGCGGACGAcc TGCAGATTACCAGTGAACCGTACCAGTGCTACATGACTCCACAGGGTTGTACAGAGGTGCTAGGAATCTGGACGCTAGGCATGACCGGAGAGTGTCTGTACAAAGACGCCGGGTATCACATTGGTAGAACTGGCACCAAGAAGGCAGCTCTTCAG tttCACTGGACAAACCCCGAGCTAAAAAAGGACTACGTTGACTCTTCCGGTTTAACACTGTTGTACACCCCGAACCGCCGGAAGTACGACGCTGGTATTTTCATGACAGGCAACATTTGGCTGGAGATTCCTCCAGGAAAAGCCCGCGTGATGCAAACGTCAGTGTGCACAGCAGACTGCACGAGGAAAATCCTCAAGGGACCGATCCGCGTCGCCAGCGCCTTGAACCACATGCACTACCTAG GTTTTGAACAAAATGTCGAACTGTTCCGAGGAGACACGAAGGTTACCGATCTGGCATACGACCCCATCTACAGCTACGATACGCCCATTATTCACCA gTACGACGAGCCTGTAGTGATTCTACCCGGAGACCACCTGAAGACGACGTGCGTGTATCGCTCTCTCTCCAAGAAGCAGACGACATACTACGGCGAAGGCTCTTACGACGAGATGTGTTTTGGCTTGTTCACGGTGTACCCCAAACAGAACGTCACGGAAAGCTGTACCACGTGGAAGGATGTGTCTATGTGTGATTTCTCTCCCAAAGCCCTCGATTGCTGGGCCGTCATCTTCAACACATCCCATCCAGATGCCCAGGAAATATACAAAAAG GTGATGAGCAACTGCAACGTTTTCGGCAGCTGTCGACCTGAATGTCCAGCGGTAGTGGAAGAGATGAGACAACACCCGTGTCTCCAGGGACAACTGTTCGACTACACTCTCCACTGGATGTCGGTCTCAGATAACACGATGCAGATGAAATTTGCCTCTGCTCTGAGGTCATGTGACTGTCAAGTGGCGCCACCACCTGTCCAGTCGCCCAACCCCAACAGTGGCGCGGTCGTGCTGATTTCTGTTTGGACAGCTTTGTCCACCACAGTCTTGCTGCACTTAGTCACGTAG